Proteins co-encoded in one Dasypus novemcinctus isolate mDasNov1 chromosome 18, mDasNov1.1.hap2, whole genome shotgun sequence genomic window:
- the POP4 gene encoding ribonuclease P protein subunit p29: MAAEESEKKEKRERRPEETSSECTGSGAKMERVIYHAFSQKEAKEFDIQHVGGQRAEAFVKAFLRRSMPHIRKEALKDQLQRKAVVLEYFTRRKRKEKKKKSKGLSARQRRELRLFDIKPEQQRYSLFLPLHELWKQYIRDLCNGLKPDTQPQMIQAKLLKADLHGAMISVTKSKCPSYVGVTGILLQETKHVFKIITKEDRLKVIPKLNCVFSVEIDNFISYIYGSKFQLRSSERSAKKFKAKGTIDL, from the exons ATGGCTgctgaagaaagtgaaaagaaggaaaaaagggaacgACGACCGGAGGAGACGTCATCAGAGTGCACCGGAAGCGGAGCGAAAATGGAGC GTGTGATCTACCATGCCTTTTCTCAGAAGGAAGCAAAAGAGTTTGATATTCAG CATGTGGGAGGCCAGCGAGCTGAAGCCTTCGTGAAGGCCTTCCTGAGGCGCAGCATGCCCCACATACGCAAGGAAGCCCTCAAGGACCAGCTGCAGCGCAAGGCCGTCGTTCTAGAGTACTTTACTCGCCGGAAgcgaaaagagaagaaaaagaaatccaaaggCCTCTCTGCCCGGCAGAGGAGGGAGCTGCGGCTGTTTGACATTAAACCAGAGCAGCAGAG ATACagtcttttcctccctctccacGAACTCTGGAAGCAGTACATCCGGGACCTGTGCAATGGTCTCAAGCCAGACAC GCAGCCACAGATGATTCAGGCTAAGCTGTTAAAGGCAGATCTTCATGGTGCTATGATTTCAG TCACAAAATCCAAATGCCCCTCTTATGTGGGTGTTACAGGAATCCTCCTCCAGGAAACAAAGCACGTTTTCAAAATTATCACTAAAGAAGACCGCCTAAAAG TTATCCCCAAGCTcaactgtgtgttttctgtggaAATCGATAACTTTATTTCCTACATTTATGGGAGCAAATTCCAGCTTCGGTCCAGTGAGCGATCTGCAAAGAAGTTCAAAGCAAAGGGAACGATTGACTTGTGA